From Thermococcus barophilus MP:
ATCCATATATACGGTGATCCAAAAACAGAAAGGAAGTATATAGTCATAGAACCTCGCATAACAAGTCCCCAAGAGGAAGAAAAGTACGAGCTTATCAAGGATAAGATCTTAGAAATGGCACCTACAAAGAGAATACCCGAAGACAAAGAGGAATTCGAAATGTTTCTTGATTCCCTATTTGATGAGGCTCTAAGTAAAGTAAGCAAAGGCGGACTGTTTAGAAGAAATACTGTAAATATCACAAGAGAAGAAGCAGAGAAATTCAGATATCTCCTAAAACGAGACATTGTTGGCATTGGACCCTTAGAACCCCTAATTCGGGATCCGTACATTGAGGATATTCACATAATCGGAGCAAATTACGTTTCTTTGGTTCACAAAATTTTCGAGTCCTTACCTACTAACATCACATTTGGGGACAACATAAGATTAGCTGACTATTTCAAAAACTTAAGTGAGAGAATGGGAAGACCTGTAAGTGATAAGAATCCTATAGTCGATGGTACCCTTCCAGATGGATCAAGAATTAACATCATATATAGCCCAGATGTCAGTATAAAAGGCCCCAGTGCTACTATAAGAAAGTTCTCAGCAACGCCCTTGAGTGTTGTACAGCTTGTTAATTGGAACACATTCTCTGCAGAAATTGCGGCATACTTATGGATTGCGCTTGAATATGGCATGAGTATATTCGTATGTGGAGAAACAGCAAGTGGAAAAACTACAACGCTGAACTCTATCATTCCCTTTATCAAGCCTAATGCAAAAATTTATACTGCAGAGGACACTCCAGAGGTTGTAGTTCCACATCCTACTTGGCAGAGGCTAACCACAAGAGAAAGAGGCCCAGAAGAGTCAAGGGTTACACTATTTGATCTTCTAAAAGCAGCTTTAAGATCAAGACCAAATTATATTATTGTCGGTGAGATTAGAGGTGCAGAAGGTGCAATAGCATTTCAAGCGATGCAGACAGGACATCCCGTGCTCTCTACCTTCCACGCAGGGGATATAAAAAAGATGATTCAGCGCTTTACGGGTTCACCTATTAATGTTCCTGTCACATTTATAGACAACTTAAATATTGCCATTTTCCAACAAGCTGTTTACGTTAGAGGGAAATTTCTGAGAAGGGTTGTCAGTGTTGTTGAGATTGAAGGTTACTACGAAGAACTTGGAGGAGTTGCTACAAGAAATGTGTTCGAATGGGATTCTGTTTCAGACAGGCACATTTTCAGAGGCATGAACAACTCATATATCCTCGAAAGGAAAATAGCAGAAGTTGCAGGATATGAAGATCCCAAAGATATATACAACGAACTGTTCTTGAGGGCAAGAATAATCAAAAGGATGATAGAATTAGGCATAATGGACTATTACTCGGTTTACAGGGAGATTAAGAATTTCTATGAGAAGGGAATAGAGGGATTAAGCTTTAGGCTATGAGGTGATAATGTGGGAAGGAAAAAGGCTGGAATATTTACCCAGTCAGATTTGACAATAAGAA
This genomic window contains:
- a CDS encoding type II/IV secretion system ATPase subunit; protein product: MAEKFSDSLEVAMARNPHLRRYINSFVKQTGKFPEFHVQLSRSMKEIKYPNIIYPVGDPIFIHIYGDPKTERKYIVIEPRITSPQEEEKYELIKDKILEMAPTKRIPEDKEEFEMFLDSLFDEALSKVSKGGLFRRNTVNITREEAEKFRYLLKRDIVGIGPLEPLIRDPYIEDIHIIGANYVSLVHKIFESLPTNITFGDNIRLADYFKNLSERMGRPVSDKNPIVDGTLPDGSRINIIYSPDVSIKGPSATIRKFSATPLSVVQLVNWNTFSAEIAAYLWIALEYGMSIFVCGETASGKTTTLNSIIPFIKPNAKIYTAEDTPEVVVPHPTWQRLTTRERGPEESRVTLFDLLKAALRSRPNYIIVGEIRGAEGAIAFQAMQTGHPVLSTFHAGDIKKMIQRFTGSPINVPVTFIDNLNIAIFQQAVYVRGKFLRRVVSVVEIEGYYEELGGVATRNVFEWDSVSDRHIFRGMNNSYILERKIAEVAGYEDPKDIYNELFLRARIIKRMIELGIMDYYSVYREIKNFYEKGIEGLSFRL